In Eubalaena glacialis isolate mEubGla1 chromosome 2, mEubGla1.1.hap2.+ XY, whole genome shotgun sequence, a single genomic region encodes these proteins:
- the GPHB5 gene encoding glycoprotein hormone beta-5, with protein sequence MRLAYFFLGPAALLLLAGCGCVLSTSGGNLRTFVGCAVREFTFLAKKPGCRGLRITTDACWGRCETWEKPILEPPYIEAHHRVCTYNETKQVTVKLPNCAPGVDPFYTYPVAVRCDCGACSTATTECETI encoded by the exons ATGAGGCTGGCATACTTCTTCCTTGGCCCTGcggccctcctcctcctggctgGCTGCGGCTGTGTCCTCAGCACCTCCGGCGGGAACCTGCGCACGTTTGTGGGCTGTGCAGTGAGAGAGTTTACTTTCCTGGCCAAGAAGCCGGGCTGCAGGGGCCTTCGGATCACCACGGATGCCTGCTGGGGCCGCTGTGAAACCTGGGAG AAGCCCATTCTGGAACCCCCCTACATTGAAGCCCATCATCGAGTCTGTACCTACAATGAGACCAAACAGGTGACGGTCAAGCTGCCCAACTGTGCCCCGGGAGTCGACCCCTTCTACACCTACCCCGTGGCTGTCCGCTGTGACTGTGGGGCCTGCTCCACTGCCACCACGGAGTGTGAGACCATCTGA